A region from the Lemur catta isolate mLemCat1 chromosome 7, mLemCat1.pri, whole genome shotgun sequence genome encodes:
- the TSSC4 gene encoding protein TSSC4, producing MAEAGTGEPSPGLEGKQGTEYDTLPSDAASLSDSDSDLSLPGGTEVEVLSPGVLPGEAQEDSGPDEPSLPPVAAVQPFHLRGMSSTFSQRSHDIFDCLEGAARRAPASLAHTSVSDSRSFRQPLAPSSQPSVEGPRRAPRSPAPSRVPPVPDYVAHPERWTKYSLGDVAEASEQDNQAAALAFLGSRSLAVPTHFVPSFNQDPSSCGEGRVVFTKPARGGEARPERKRVLRKGADLGRGPGTTGGEGPVELAHLARPGSPEAEEWNSPLGGLQEVGPLSGAVHSGSAPGSPPLVETVGFHGSKKRSRDHFRSKGSSPEGPGAEV from the coding sequence ATGGCTGAGGCAGGGACAGGAGAGCCATCCCCTGGCTTGGAGGGCAAGCAAGGGACAGAGTACGACACCCTGCCTTCCGACGCGGCCTCCCTCAGTGACTCTGACTCTGACCTCAGCCTGCCCGGTGGCACTGAGGTGGAGGTGCTGTCCCCAGGGGTGCTGcctggggaggcccaggaggaTTCAGGCCCCGACGAGCCCTCCCTGCCGCCTGTCGCCGCGGTGCAGCCGTTCCATCTGCGGGGCATGAGCTCCACTTTCTCCCAGCGCAGCCACGACATCTTTGACTGCCTGGAGGGGGCAGCCAGGCGGGCTCCAGCCTCTCTGGCCCACACCAGCGTGAGTGACAGCAGGAGCTTCCGGCAGCCCCTGGCACCCTCGAGCCAGCCTTCAGTGGAAGGCCCTCGCAGGGCCCCTCGGAGCCCTGCCCCCTCGAGGGTACCCCCTGTCCCCGATTATGTGGCGCACCCTGAGCGCTGGACCAAGTACAGCCTGGGGGACGTGGCTGAGGCCAGTGAACAGGACAATCAGGCGGCTGCTCTGGCGTTCCTGGGCTCCCGAAGCCTTGCTGTCCCCACTCACTTCGTGCCCTCCTTCAACCAGGACCCTTCCAGCtgcggggaggggagagtggtCTTTACCAAACCGGCTCGAGGTGGCGAGGCCAGACCCGAGAGGAAGAGGGTCCTGAGGAAGGGGGCGGATCTGGGCAGGGGCCCTGGCACTACTGGTGGGGAGGGCCCTGTGGAGCTGGCACACCTGGCCCGGCCCGGGAGCCCTGAGGCTGAGGAGTGGAACAGCCCCCTTGGGGGCCTGCAGGAAGTGGGACCCCTGTCAGGGGCTGTCCACAGTGGGTCCGCACCAGGCTCCCCCCCACTGGTGGAGACTGTTGGTTTCCATGGCAGCAAGAAGCGGAGTAGAGACCATTTCCGGAGCAAGGGCAGCAGCCCCGAGGGCCCAGGTGCTGAGGTCTAA